The DNA window CCCAGCTGCCGCGGTTGTCCTTCATGACCTCGCCCTCGACGAAGGTCCAGGACATGCGGCGCGGGCGGTCCTCGGTGACGCGGATGGTGTAGCGGATCCGCTTCATCACCTCGACCTCGTAGTGCACGTCCACCGTGTTGCCCTGGCGCTTGGACGTGCTGACCTTCTTCACCTCCGGAAGGAAGTCCGGGTAGCGGTCGAAGTTCATGACGACGTCGAAGACCTTCTCGACGGGGGCATTGATGGTGATGGTCCGCGTGGCGCCAGCCATGGATGACTCCGGGATGCGAGGGTGTGGGACGGATTACAGAGCGTAGCCCGGCTTCTTGTCGAACTTGTGCAGGGACTGGATGAAGCGCACGGTGCTCGTCTTGCTGCGCATCACGACCGAGTGCGTCTCGCAGCCGCCGCCGAAGAAGCGCACGCCCTTGAGGAAGTCACCGGTGGTGACGCCCGTGGCGGCGAACATCACCTCGCCCTTGGCCAGCTCCTCCGCCGTGTAGATGCGGTGGATGTCCGTGATGCCCATCTTCTTCGCGCGCTCGATCTCCCCGGCGTTGCGCGGAACGAGCCGCCCCTGCATGTCACCGCCCGTGGCGCGGATGGCGGCCGCGGCGATGACGCCCTCGGGGGCGCCGCCGATGCCCATCAGCACGTCCACGCCCGTGCCCTCGAAGCACGTGGCGATGGCGCCGGCCACGTCACCGTCCTCGATGAGCCGGATGCGCGCGCCCGCGGCGCGGATCTCCTTGATGAGGTCCGCGTGGCGCTCGCGCTCCAGCACCATCACGGTGAGGTCCTCGACGTAGACCTTCATCCGCTCGGCGATGGCGCGGAGGTTGTCCGTGGGGCTCTTGGTGAGGTCAATGGCGCCCCGGGCGCGCGGACCGACGACGAGCTTCTCCATGTACGTGTCGGGCGCGTTGAGCAGGCCGCCCTGGCTGGCCATGGCCACGACGGAGATGGAGCCCGGCCGGCCGTAGGCGCAGAGGTTGGTGCCCTCCAACGGGTCGAGCGCGATGTCCACCGCGGGCGCGCCCTCGCCGCGCTTGCCCACCTTCTCGCCGATGTAGAGCATGGGCGCCTCATCGCGCTCGCCCTCGCCGATGACGACGGTGCCGTCGATCTGCAGCGCGTCGAAGGCGCGGCGCATGGCGTCCACCGCGACCTGGTCCGACTCGTTCTTGTTGCCGCGGCCCATGAGGCGAGCCGAAGCGATGGCCGCCATCTCGGTGACGCGCACGGCCTCCATTGCCAGGTTGCGATCCATTGTGGTGCTCCTCGTGTTTCAAAGAATCCGGTGGGACGTCGAGTTCGGAAGTCGCGGGGTCAAGCGTCGGGCGGCATCAACCGGGTGATGGCTTCGGGCATGCGGGTGGGCCGGCCGTCGCGCCCCACGCAGGCATGCATCGTGCGGCCCAGGCACAAGAGCTCCGGCGACTCCCCGTCGCGCAGCAGCTCGTAGGTGAACACGAGGGACGCGCGCCGCAGCTCGCTCAGCGACGTGCGGATGACGAGCAGGTCGTCATAGCGAGCGGAGGCCTTGTACTGGGCGCTCGCCTCCACCACGGGCAGCATCAGCCCGGAGCGCTCTATCTCTCGGTAGCTGCCACCGTGTGCGCGGAAGAACTCGCTCCGAGCGAACTCGAAGTAGCGAAAGTAGTTCGCGTAGTACACGACACCCATCTGGTCCGTGTCGCCGTAGATGACGCGCAGCCGTGCCTCGACCATGTGTGGGCCGCCCATATCAGGGAGCCCCGCCGTGTCCAAGGACGCCGGCCGTTTGATGGTGGCTTCTGACCATCCCCCTGCGCCCGTGGCTCTCGGCTGCTGGCCCAGCGCGCCTGAGACGCCGCACCGGGTCCCCCCACGAGGAGGCACCACGAAAAAACGCGCCGCCACCTCGAAGGGTGACGGCGCGTCTCGCGTTGAGTCGAGCAGAGCTCCAGGCGCTTCGAGCGCCCTACCCCTGCGATGCGGCGGCGCGCGGCTTGCGCGCGGACTTCTTCGCGGCGGAGATCTCCAGCGACAGGTCCATCGCGCGCGCCGAGTGCGTCAGCGCGCCCATGGACACGAAGTCCACGCCCATCTTCGCCAGCCGAGGCAGGCGCTCCAACGTGACACCGCCGGAGACCTCGAGCGGGACCCGGCCGCCCGCGAGCTTCACGGCCTCGCGAATCTGCGCGTCGTCCATGTTGTCGAGCATCACCACGTCAGCGCCCGCCTCGATGGCCTCGGTGAGCTGCTTGAGCGAGGTGACTTCAATCTCGATCTTCACCAGCCGAGGGCCGTGGGCCTTCGCGCGACGGACCGCCTCCGTCACGGAGCCGCCCACCGCCGCGATGTGGTTGTCCTTGATGAGGATGCCGTCGAAGAGGCCAAAGCGGTGGTTGGTGGCGCCGCCCAGCCGC is part of the Myxococcaceae bacterium JPH2 genome and encodes:
- the nadC gene encoding carboxylating nicotinate-nucleotide diphosphorylase, whose protein sequence is MQQDYLDRLIDLSLDEDLGAAGDVTSLALVPADAEGSGELLAKEQLVLAGLEAFTRVFHKVDPRVEVEVLRRDGEEIKPKVVAARVHGRLRSLLAAERTALNLVQRAAGIATLAQQAMTSVRGSKLLVLDTRKTPPGMRGLAKEAVRLGGATNHRFGLFDGILIKDNHIAAVGGSVTEAVRRAKAHGPRLVKIEIEVTSLKQLTEAIEAGADVVMLDNMDDAQIREAVKLAGGRVPLEVSGGVTLERLPRLAKMGVDFVSMGALTHSARAMDLSLEISAAKKSARKPRAAASQG
- the glpX gene encoding class II fructose-bisphosphatase, with translation MDRNLAMEAVRVTEMAAIASARLMGRGNKNESDQVAVDAMRRAFDALQIDGTVVIGEGERDEAPMLYIGEKVGKRGEGAPAVDIALDPLEGTNLCAYGRPGSISVVAMASQGGLLNAPDTYMEKLVVGPRARGAIDLTKSPTDNLRAIAERMKVYVEDLTVMVLERERHADLIKEIRAAGARIRLIEDGDVAGAIATCFEGTGVDVLMGIGGAPEGVIAAAAIRATGGDMQGRLVPRNAGEIERAKKMGITDIHRIYTAEELAKGEVMFAATGVTTGDFLKGVRFFGGGCETHSVVMRSKTSTVRFIQSLHKFDKKPGYAL
- a CDS encoding SRPBCC family protein produces the protein MAGATRTITINAPVEKVFDVVMNFDRYPDFLPEVKKVSTSKRQGNTVDVHYEVEVMKRIRYTIRVTEDRPRRMSWTFVEGEVMKDNRGSWVLEPEGEGKTRATYNVEMALGALVPKSIVNALVDTSLPKMLDAFKRRAEAP
- a CDS encoding acyl-CoA thioesterase, encoding MVEARLRVIYGDTDQMGVVYYANYFRYFEFARSEFFRAHGGSYREIERSGLMLPVVEASAQYKASARYDDLLVIRTSLSELRRASLVFTYELLRDGESPELLCLGRTMHACVGRDGRPTRMPEAITRLMPPDA